DNA from Hyalangium minutum:
TGCAGGCTTGGTTGTTGCTGTTTCTGCCTGCTGGGGACTTCTTAAAGGCCCTCCTGAGCCGTTGACGCGCATGACACTACTCCTCAATCTGGTTCGGCCCATCTCTGAAGGCATGGGCGGGTGATCCTCGAATCCATTGTCGCACCAGTCCGCGGGAAGTTGCTCGCGATCAGCCGCGAAAACTTCCCGGAGTGTCGCCTCCCAGGCTCGGACCATGTAGCACAATGTAGGCACGCCCTTGGGAAAGAGAGGGGCCGCCCGGGGATGGGGCCTGTACGATAGGCAGCGGTGAGGAAGCGCCGTGGCTTGCGGCGTGGCGTGGTGGAGATCGAGCCTGTCCTCGCGGGCTCTCGACGGGGGGTGGACGTGGAACGGGTGTTGGTGCTCGAGGACGACAACGACCTGAGGACGCTGCTGTGCGAGCTGCTGGTCGCCTCGGGCGCGGCGGCGTGCGTGAGCGCCGGGTCCGTGGAGGCCATGGTCCGCCAGAAGGAGCAGGTGCTGGGGTGCGAGCTGGCCCTGCTGGATGTGAACCTGGGCGCACAGGCTGCCAGCGGCTTGGACGCCTATCATTGGCTGCGGGAGAACGGCTTTGGGGGGCGTATCGTCTTCCTGACGGGCCATGCCCGCTCCCATCCCTTGGTGCGCCAGGCGCACGCGCTGACCCAGGCGCAGGTGCTGTCCAAGCCCATCGACGCGAAGGTACTCATGGCACTGGTGGGGAAGGGCGATGGCTCGCGTGGCACCTAGCCCGGCCCGGCTCCAGGTGACGGATGAACAGCGCGCCCGAGCGTGGTGGGGCGCGTTGTTCGCCACCGCGATGACGCTGCTGGGCGAGGTGGCCTACCTCTTCATCGACTTGCGGGTGCACCCGGACGACCTGACGCTGCCGGTGCTCCGGGCCCTGCACGCGCTGGAAGCGGCGGGGCTGCTGGCGCTGCTGGTGGCCCGGCGTGGGACGGCCTCCCCGGAGCTGGGCGCCGGGGTGTTCACCGCGGTGGCGCTGCCGTACCTCCTCATCTTCGCCGTGGCGGAGGTGGCCATGGCGGCGCTGGGGCACCCGTGGATGCCGCTGACGGGCCACCGGCTGCTGATGCTGGGCATTGGCCTGCTGGCACCCACGGGGCTGATGCTGGGCATTGGCCTGATTGGGGCGTTCGCGCTGGAGGGGGTGCTGCTCTGGTACGGCCTGGCGCTGGCCGAGCGGCTGGACATGCCGTGGGAGCCGTGGATCACCCTGGTGTGGGGCGGCACGGCGTGCGGGCTGCTGGTGTTCCGGGTGCGGACACAGCGCATCGAGCAACGGCTGCAGCGGGCGCGCGCCGAGGCCGAGTCCCTGGAGCGGGTGGCGCGGCTGTTCCTGGCGATGCGGGATGCAGCCAACACGCCGCTCCAGTCCCTGGGGGTGGGCGTGAGCCTGCTGCAGCAGCGCGCGCCGGAGAACGCCGCCCTGCTCGTGACGATGGAGCGGGCGCTGACGCGGCTGCGCTCGCTCACCCAGCGCATGGCGATTGCCGATCCGCTGCTGGACTGGGACTCCCACGAGGAGTCCATCGATGCCGAAGAGGTCCTGCGCAGCCTGGAGGAGTCGCTCCAGCGCGAGCTGGAGCGGCGGCGGCACTAACCGCTCAACGCCGGGCCAGCTTCAGGTCGAGCGCATCGGACAGCGCTCGCAGCTTCTCCTGCACTCGCGCGACGTTCTTGGGCCCCATGCGCAGCAGATGCTTCTGGGCCGGAGTGAGCGCCTCAAGCGACGTGTCCTTGTAGGCCCACACCGCGCCGCGTGGCACCACCTCCGTGTCACCGCGCACCACGGGCACCTCGAGCAGGGTCTGAATGGAGCGCTGGAGCGCCTGATCAAAGCGTGCTCCTGGGGGCGCCAGGATCGCGTAGGCCGCGGAGAGCGCCGGACGCAGGGCTGAATAGGCTCGGCCCGTCGCCTCCACATCCAGCGAGCTCACCACGCGGGCCACGGTGTCGTAGCGCGCGTAGCTCGCGGCGGAGATGAAGGTCCCTGTCTTGCGCTCCTCCACCTTGAAGCTGCCCTGCGGCGCCAGGAAGGAGAGCGGCTCGCGAGGGCTGTGGCCCTCGGAGACAGCGGCCACCGCGGCGGCGATGCGGTCGACGAGCCCGCTCGCTTGCAGCCACCGCGCGTATTCGGGATCCGAGGACAAGGACTCGAGCAGCTCCAGAGGAGGACGGGTGTGGATCGGCGCCACCG
Protein-coding regions in this window:
- a CDS encoding response regulator, giving the protein MRKRRGLRRGVVEIEPVLAGSRRGVDVERVLVLEDDNDLRTLLCELLVASGAAACVSAGSVEAMVRQKEQVLGCELALLDVNLGAQAASGLDAYHWLRENGFGGRIVFLTGHARSHPLVRQAHALTQAQVLSKPIDAKVLMALVGKGDGSRGT
- a CDS encoding DUF3014 domain-containing protein; its protein translation is MAPPPVAAVPQAPVAPIHTRPPLELLESLSSDPEYARWLQASGLVDRIAAAVAAVSEGHSPREPLSFLAPQGSFKVEERKTGTFISAASYARYDTVARVVSSLDVEATGRAYSALRPALSAAYAILAPPGARFDQALQRSIQTLLEVPVVRGDTEVVPRGAVWAYKDTSLEALTPAQKHLLRMGPKNVARVQEKLRALSDALDLKLARR